From a single Nicotiana tomentosiformis chromosome 2, ASM39032v3, whole genome shotgun sequence genomic region:
- the LOC138906001 gene encoding uncharacterized protein, whose protein sequence is MDCRSSRQGAGRGSSRSASSAATTSAAPPPARGTPTPTRRGAARGGAQSSGGSDRLYALRGRQNSGASPDIVTGILTVQSHDVYALIDPRSSLSYVTPYVAMELGIEPELLHESFSVSTPVGESILVARVYRDCVVTLRGRDTVADLIELRMGARYFSKIDLRFRYHQLKIREQDVLKTAFIT, encoded by the exons ATGGATTGTCGatcatcccgccagggtgcgggcaggggctcGTCACGGTCGgctagttctgcagctactacatccgcagcacctcctccagctcgaggcactccaacacccacaaggcgtggtgcagctaggggtggagcacagagttcgggaggatccgacCGTTTATATGCtttgaggggtcgccagaattcaggggcttctccagatattgtcacaggtatattgactgtccaatctcatgatgtgtatgctcttattgatccacGTTCctctttgtcatatgtcactccttatgttgctatggaacttgggatagaaccggaactacttcatgagtcgttctctgtatctactccagttggtgaaTCTATTTTGGTCGCGCgtgtttatagggattgtgttgtcacgttgcgtggtcgggacaccgtggccgatcttattgaattgagaatg ggtgctaggtacttctccaagattgatttaagattcaGATATCACCAATTGAAAATCAGGGAGCAAGATGTTCTGAAAACTGCTTTTATAACCTAA